Proteins encoded together in one Altererythrobacter epoxidivorans window:
- a CDS encoding SDR family NAD(P)-dependent oxidoreductase, translated as MPTFDRRTLIAGAAATGALASGASTLKATSIPSPPDLSGKSILITGCSSGFGRLGAEYYARLGAKVFATMRNTPRPEAEELTALAENEGLDIHVVRLDVLLDNEIDDVRTYIDKELGGGQVDVLINNAGIGISSPVEVQDMEATRLIFETNVLAPHNMARMVLPGMRVRGSGQIIQISSQLGRVIVPYSGHYSATKFALEAMSEQLAYELVPHKIDVSIIEPGGYPTNVWVNRNRYSAELKERLTGVHSSGYPQQVSRMGAEDGSGRTADPMDVPKAIARLIAMPAGERPLRVPVSGGYIPQTPINEVCAQVQTRWLGQSPFGPLVKAVHDV; from the coding sequence ATGCCAACGTTCGACCGCAGAACCCTCATCGCAGGTGCCGCCGCAACAGGGGCCCTCGCCTCGGGTGCATCCACCCTCAAGGCGACGAGCATCCCCTCGCCGCCGGACCTTTCCGGCAAATCCATTCTCATCACCGGATGTTCGTCAGGCTTCGGGCGGCTGGGTGCGGAATATTACGCACGCCTCGGTGCGAAGGTCTTTGCGACAATGCGCAACACGCCGCGCCCCGAGGCCGAGGAACTGACCGCACTCGCCGAAAACGAAGGCCTGGACATACACGTGGTGCGGCTCGACGTGCTTCTCGACAACGAGATCGATGACGTCCGGACCTATATCGACAAGGAGCTAGGCGGCGGTCAGGTCGATGTCCTCATCAATAATGCTGGGATCGGAATTTCCTCGCCGGTCGAGGTGCAGGACATGGAGGCGACGCGCCTCATCTTCGAAACCAACGTGCTTGCTCCGCACAACATGGCGCGCATGGTGCTGCCGGGAATGCGGGTGCGCGGTTCCGGCCAGATTATCCAGATTTCGAGCCAGCTCGGCAGGGTGATCGTGCCCTATTCAGGACACTACTCTGCAACCAAGTTCGCGCTCGAGGCGATGAGCGAGCAGCTTGCCTACGAGCTTGTTCCGCACAAAATCGATGTGTCGATCATCGAACCTGGCGGCTATCCGACCAATGTGTGGGTCAACCGCAATCGATATTCCGCCGAGCTCAAGGAGCGTCTCACCGGCGTCCATTCTTCGGGCTATCCGCAACAGGTCTCTCGCATGGGGGCAGAGGATGGCTCCGGCCGCACTGCCGATCCGATGGACGTACCAAAGGCTATTGCCAGGCTGATCGCGATGCCCGCAGGAGAGCGCCCTCTTCGTGTGCCGGTCAGCGGCGGCTACATCCCGCAAACGCCTATCAATGAAGTCTGCGCGCAGGTACAAACGCGCTGGCTCGGACAATCTCCCTTCGGTCCGCTCGTTAAAGCGGTCCACGACGTCTAG
- the pth gene encoding aminoacyl-tRNA hydrolase codes for MQIWTGLGNPGPKYAMHRHNVGFMAVDVIAEMYRFGPSQKKFQGWIQEGTIASEKVILLKPATFMNESGRSVGEALRFYKLDTDALTVFHDELDLAPFKVKVRTGGGLAGHNGLRSINQHLGPDFRRVRIGIGHPGHKDRVHGHVLGNYAKAEQDDLIQMLAAIGAEAEWLAKGDDPRFMSDVALRMQD; via the coding sequence ATGCAGATCTGGACTGGCCTAGGAAATCCCGGACCCAAATACGCCATGCACCGGCACAATGTCGGCTTCATGGCGGTCGACGTCATTGCCGAGATGTATAGGTTCGGTCCGTCGCAGAAGAAGTTCCAGGGCTGGATCCAGGAAGGCACGATTGCCAGTGAGAAGGTTATCCTGCTGAAACCCGCGACCTTCATGAACGAAAGCGGCCGAAGCGTTGGCGAAGCGCTGCGTTTCTACAAGCTCGACACAGATGCGCTGACCGTCTTCCATGACGAGCTCGACCTTGCCCCGTTCAAGGTAAAGGTGCGTACGGGTGGCGGCCTTGCCGGCCATAATGGCCTGCGATCGATCAACCAGCACCTCGGCCCGGACTTTCGCCGCGTGCGGATCGGCATCGGTCATCCGGGGCACAAGGACCGGGTTCACGGCCACGTGCTGGGCAATTATGCCAAGGCCGAACAAGACGATCTGATCCAGATGCTCGCTGCCATCGGGGCAGAGGCTGAATGGCTCGCCAAAGGCGACGATCCGCGGTTCATGAGCGACGTGGCGCTGCGAATGCAGGATTGA